The Manihot esculenta cultivar AM560-2 chromosome 8, M.esculenta_v8, whole genome shotgun sequence genomic interval ATAGTGTATAATCTAAAATCCACTGAAACTGAATGaatgacacatacaatacacCTTACAGGctgcattatatatatatatatatatatatatatatatatatatatatatacacacacgcacatatacatatatatatgtcATCACTCTTCACAGGTACTAAGAAGCTCCAAAAATTGCTAAAAATTGTTTTCACTGTATGTACCTTCACAAATCTCCATTGAACTTTTGAGTTGCAACTTTCTGATTGACTTTCTTCCACAAATGATGGTTTTTGCTGAAAATTTTAATGATGTATAGAGCCATTTGAAATGAGCATTAAAAGGTAGCTTCTTGTCACCATACCTGCATATTTATTGAACAAAATTGTAGGTTAATTTGTGCACTTTAAATATGTCCATTTAATGCAATCCATCTTTTGCCTTATTTTCGGATGCTCTATGCTCTTCTTATGTCAACTTAGGGATTTATTCTTACCTTCCGAATAAACTTCAGGTTTATAGATTTTGAATCCAGAGTAGCTTTAGCATTGGGAATTTCTCCCCTTTCAACTTCCAATAGTAGGCATGACTGACTCAAAAGCTTCCACAAGCAACTGCACTTTTCTTTTTCGAGCTGGAGTTAATTTAGTAACAACCTTTTGAAGTGCATAGTCAAGCATCCATTCATCAGCATTTTTCCTATCCTCCACATCTTGATGCCTTAGATGAACTTTTTCTGGATCCTTCTCAGGCTCCAAGGGCAGGAATTGTGGCTCCCGCAAATTCAACTTCTTAACCTTTTCCAATGCCTTGACGAATCTCTTAAGAAGGATTAGCCTTTTCAGATTGCTCCAGTTCTTCTGTGCTGGCGGTTTAGGCTTATTTTCTTCCATGAATGCAGTTTTTTCTTTGTCTGCTATAGCATTCTTTTCAGGAATCAGGTATGGTTCTTTTGGATCCAGCATGGAGCTTTGCTCTATTTTTGTACTGCTGGATTCTCCAAAGCTCTCTTTGGCATAAccaatgtaatttgagatataAGATTCCCCTCCTTCATCAGGTTGCCTTTCAAGGAAATCCTGATCTCGGATTACATCACTGCTGACTGATTGATCATCATGTGAGTCATCTTGAATATCTGGAACCGGGATTTCATCAATTGCTTCTTCAACCATTCTTATGGCTTCAATCTGCTGGAGTTCGATCTTTTGGTTGCCTGCTTTATGATTATTTATATCTTTATCCTGAGAAAAACCTTGATGAGAACAACCATTATCCATTCCGTAAGATGTGTTTGCATCATCTGCTTGTTCTTCCTTGTCTGGCCCCTCCTCGAGTAGACTTGCACTGCCTGAAACCATGTGCTTGTATATTAAGTACCAAAGTCTCATATTTTTCTGCTTTTCATGTGCTCTGTCAGCAGAACTGAATTTAGATTCTTCATGTGCAGAAAATTCTTGGaaacacttattttgaagcacaTTTTCTCCTTCAGTGACTTTAGATGATTCTTCCTGCAGTTCAGAGACAGAAACAGAAATGTGTGCATTGTCATCTGCAATTGATCCTGCCAAATTTTTTTGGATTTGGCTTTTGGTTCCATCTGAATGTTCACCAGTGAGATCAATTCGACAATCTGACACCAATGTTTCACTGTTGAATTCAAAATCACGATCTTGGACTTCTAAAGCAGAAATCAAACTTACTTCTACAGGAACTTCTTGGAGAATTTCTCCATTTAGTGAAACTTCATCATGAGAACTGGTTGCCACATCAGCTGACTCTAGGGAAGGCTTATCAGATAAGTCAGCTTCGCCTGGCTCCAGCAAACAGTAATTGGTATGTCCAGGGTCATCATCTTTGGCAATGGAATTTTGGTCACCATTATCATGATTGAGATCTCCAATTTTTTCCTTCAAGCCTGTGGAAGTGAATTCAGAAGTCAAAATACTCGGTGCTGTGTGAGTGGAACCAGATTCTGAACATGGTTTATTGACCTCAGAACTAGATTCTGGAAAGTCCTCCTCTGATGTGTAGGAGTTACTGACTTGGTCTTGATCCTCTTTGGGGAATGATGATTTACGAAGAGAGATTCCAAAAttgttttcttttccttttccagAACCATTTTCATAAGAGGAAGCAGTAAAAGTTTGAGCTGGAGTTGCATGTGAAGAAGCAGCTACATGATACGTTGGACTAGTACCAGTTTCTGGTAATGGAACAATTGTTTCAAATGCCTGAACAAGCAAAGCTACTTTTCTTCTCTGAGCTGGGGCTAGTGTAGAAATAACCTGTTGAAGTGCATAATCAAGCATCCATGCCTCGGAATTTTTTCTGTCTTCCATGGCCTGATGGCGTAGATAGATCTTTTCTGCTTCAGGTTCAAGCTGTACTGGTAGATGCTGTAGCTTCCGAGGATTGAAGTTCCTCACCTTTTCCAATGCCTTGACAAATCTCTTGAGGATAATTATCTTTTTCAGGTTACTCCAGCTCTTGGGTGCTTGCTGGTTAGATTTGCTTTCTACATCGGATTGTGTTTTCTGTCCTTCTGGCCCATGCATAGTATATTCATTCAGCCTCATTTCTGCCTGATCTTGTTCCGCGCTTTCTTTACCTGAATCAAACCCACTTGCAGCATGAATCTTTTCTCCCTTGTCTAACATGCTGTCGATTTTAGTTGATTGATCATCAGATGAGTGATCGGGAATTTCTGAGAGGATTTTATCAAACGCTTCCTGTACCAATTTAATGGCACTGCGCTGGTAAAGCTCAATCTTATGGCTGCCTCTATCACGATCATACACCTCCATGCCCTGATCTTTTCCAGAAAAATCTCCACAAGAATCTGAATTGTTCATTGCAGGCAAAGTGTTTGCATCTTCCCCTTGTTCCTTATCCATTTTGTTAACAGTTGGCTGCATTTCGTAATCTGAAGCAATACCTGATGCCATATGTTGATATATCAGGGTCCACAGTCCTGCGTGTCTTTGCTTCTCCATTTGGGTTTTCTCTACTACAGGAGAGTTGCAATCAGGCTCAGAATCTGTCCCTGGGAACTGATTGTCTTGCAGAAGATCTTCATTCTTTTCCTCTCTATCTGAAGTTTGTTCAACTAGTTGGTCACATGTGGAAACAGAAGAAATCGCACCATTTATTGTGCTTGCATCCTCAATTGCTTTCGCGCGTAGGCTTCTGGATTTATCAATTGGCTCTCTAGCTGAACTTGTTGAAGTCATTGCCTCTGAAGTCTTCAATTCTGGATCAGCTTTGTATGCATCAAAGTTCAAACCTGAAAATCTATTGGGCTCCGAATCTGTCCCTGGGAACTGATTGTCTTGCAGAGGGTCTTCATTCTTTTCCTCTCTCTCTGAAGTTTGTTCAACTAGTTGGTCACATGTGGAAGCAGAAGAAATCACATCATTTATTGTGCTTGCATCCTCAAATGCTTTTGTGCATAGGCTTCTGGATTTATCAGTTGGCTCTCTAGCTGAATCTGTTGAAGTCATTGCCTCTGAAGTCTTCAATTCTGTTTCACCTTTGTACGCATCAAAGTTCGAACCTGAAAATCTATGGGGCTCAGATTCTATCCCTGGGAATTGATTGTCTTGCAGAGGGTCTTCATTCTTTTCCTCTATGTCTGAAGTTTGTTCAACTACTAGGTCACATGTGGAAGCATAAGAAATCACATCATTTATTGTTCTTGCATCCTCAAATGCTTTCGCGCTTAGGCTTCTGGATTTATCAATTGGCTCTCTAGCTGAACTTGTTGAAGTCATTGCCTCTGAAGTCTTCAATTCTGGATCACCTTTGTACGCATCAAAGTTCAAACCTGAAAATCTATTGGGCTCCGAATCTGTCTCTGGGAACTGATTGTCTTGCAGAGGATCTTCATTCTTTTCCTCTCTCTCTGAAGTTTGTTCAACTAGTTGGTCACATGTGGAAGCAGAAGAAATCTCATCATTTATTGTGCTTGCATCCTCAAAAGCTTCCGCGCTTAGGCTTCTGGATTCATCAGTTGGCTCTTGAGCTGAACCTGTTGAAGTCATTGCCTCTGAAGTCTTCAATTCTGGATCACCTTTGTATGCATCGAAGTTCAGACCTGAAAGTCTATCGGGCTCAGAATCTGTCCCTGGGAACTGATTGTCTTGCTGAGGATCTTCATTCTTTTCCTCTCTGTCTGAAGTTTGTTCAACTAGTTGGTCACATGTGGAAGCATAAGAAATCACATCATTTATTGCGCTTGCATCCTCAAATGCTTTCGCGCTTAGGCTTCTGGATTTATCAATTGGCTCTCTAGCTGAACTTGTTGAAGTCATTGTCTCCGAAGTCTTCAATTCTGGATCACTTTTGTATGCATCAAAGTTCAAACCAGAAAATCTATCGGGCTCCGAATCTGTCCCTGGGAACTGAGTGTCTTGCAGAGGATCTTCATTCTTTTCCCCTCTTTCTGAAGTTTGTTCAACTAGTTGATCACATGTGGAAGCAGAAGATATCACATCATTTATTCTGCTTGCATCCTCAAATGCTTTGGCGCTTAGGCTTCTGAATTTATCAATTGGCTTTCTAGCTAAACTTGTTGAAGTCGTTGCCTCTGAAGTCTTCAATTCTCGATCACCTTTGTATGCATCAAAGTTCAAACCTGAAAATCTAGCTTCattgacattttggagaaattcTCCACCTGCTGGAATTTCCTCATGGCAGGTGCCAGCAATATCATCAAACGGCAGGATATCACACTGTCCAGGATTTTCGACCTTTTGTAAGATGGTATTAGCGTGCTCAGGATGATCAACAGGAAGAAAATAATTATGGGAGTTGGATGCAACAGTTCCCTCTCCCTTCTTGTCTGTACAGTATTCTTTACTTTCTTCTGTGGATAACTCACTGAGCTGCAGTTTCTTGTTCAGACACAGACGAGGATGTAATACCTCTTCAAGTATACTCTCACCAACACATTTATAATTGTTGGTATCTTCATCATCTCCACCATAATTGCTTTCTCCATTAAAGTCAGCTTCTGGTTCAGCCATTTTTCTGATTGAAGTGATTTCTCTGCTCTTCTGGGTTGTTTCTGGAATTGCAGCATCTGTTTGGCAACCCATTTT includes:
- the LOC110621076 gene encoding calmodulin binding protein PICBP; protein product: MDPCEIVNEEDFDYSTMSESSFVTTGSSSSGHQNQDIKHKGAAEPTRKVKKLRSIKLVRLPSLRLTTRQARVQLDSLSTFPSGIASLLQLDQADISDASPNYMKTTTSSDARKESLQKSSRILTRRSSFKPSKSLTRLSSTKYRRSLMRKSSGGSDLKGKLKKSRSIKTRNLSSIASSNDADTSASQLKERSHCDVKDAHFQASSCSPESSLSSKDKSKKSSKNLKPNLASGNKSMRAITRTPSLRPQRILTKMNSIRTKRPSMKKYSQMVDSSIQKATCSSVLKDSKFPDHLELQPGGSEYERISAMKVCTYSYCSLHGHRHSDLPPLKRFVSMRRRQLKTQRSIKLESRSFNRAKRSTKAKKGMQASKMGCQTDAAIPETTQKSREITSIRKMAEPEADFNGESNYGGDDEDTNNYKCVGESILEEVLHPRLCLNKKLQLSELSTEESKEYCTDKKGEGTVASNSHNYFLPVDHPEHANTILQKVENPGQCDILPFDDIAGTCHEEIPAGGEFLQNVNEARFSGLNFDAYKGDRELKTSEATTSTSLARKPIDKFRSLSAKAFEDASRINDVISSASTCDQLVEQTSERGEKNEDPLQDTQFPGTDSEPDRFSGLNFDAYKSDPELKTSETMTSTSSAREPIDKSRSLSAKAFEDASAINDVISYASTCDQLVEQTSDREEKNEDPQQDNQFPGTDSEPDRLSGLNFDAYKGDPELKTSEAMTSTGSAQEPTDESRSLSAEAFEDASTINDEISSASTCDQLVEQTSEREEKNEDPLQDNQFPETDSEPNRFSGLNFDAYKGDPELKTSEAMTSTSSAREPIDKSRSLSAKAFEDARTINDVISYASTCDLVVEQTSDIEEKNEDPLQDNQFPGIESEPHRFSGSNFDAYKGETELKTSEAMTSTDSAREPTDKSRSLCTKAFEDASTINDVISSASTCDQLVEQTSEREEKNEDPLQDNQFPGTDSEPNRFSGLNFDAYKADPELKTSEAMTSTSSAREPIDKSRSLRAKAIEDASTINGAISSVSTCDQLVEQTSDREEKNEDLLQDNQFPGTDSEPDCNSPVVEKTQMEKQRHAGLWTLIYQHMASGIASDYEMQPTVNKMDKEQGEDANTLPAMNNSDSCGDFSGKDQGMEVYDRDRGSHKIELYQRSAIKLVQEAFDKILSEIPDHSSDDQSTKIDSMLDKGEKIHAASGFDSGKESAEQDQAEMRLNEYTMHGPEGQKTQSDVESKSNQQAPKSWSNLKKIIILKRFVKALEKVRNFNPRKLQHLPVQLEPEAEKIYLRHQAMEDRKNSEAWMLDYALQQVISTLAPAQRRKVALLVQAFETIVPLPETGTSPTYHVAASSHATPAQTFTASSYENGSGKGKENNFGISLRKSSFPKEDQDQVSNSYTSEEDFPESSSEVNKPCSESGSTHTAPSILTSEFTSTGLKEKIGDLNHDNGDQNSIAKDDDPGHTNYCLLEPGEADLSDKPSLESADVATSSHDEVSLNGEILQEVPVEVSLISALEVQDRDFEFNSETLVSDCRIDLTGEHSDGTKSQIQKNLAGSIADDNAHISVSVSELQEESSKVTEGENVLQNKCFQEFSAHEESKFSSADRAHEKQKNMRLWYLIYKHMVSGSASLLEEGPDKEEQADDANTSYGMDNGCSHQGFSQDKDINNHKAGNQKIELQQIEAIRMVEEAIDEIPVPDIQDDSHDDQSVSSDVIRDQDFLERQPDEGGESYISNYIGYAKESFGESSSTKIEQSSMLDPKEPYLIPEKNAIADKEKTAFMEENKPKPPAQKNWSNLKRLILLKRFVKALEKVKKLNLREPQFLPLEPEKDPEKVHLRHQDVEDRKNADEWMLDYALQKVVTKLTPARKRKVQLLVEAFESVMPTIGS